GTGGTTGAACTTGAATTATGAGTCCTGGTGAGCATTAATGACCGCCTTGTAAGTCGACACTGGTGAGCCAACGTTCATCACTGTCCGATGAAAGACTCGTGTGACCGAATCTCCGGGAGTTGTGGATAGTGCGAAAGAAGGGTAGTTTAGATCCCACACAGCTTCATTCATTACTTCAGAACATTTGGTGTTACTTTCGGTTATGAGCTTGATTTGTTTAGGACTATATCCTTGTCCACACAAGAATTTAACATAATCAATCTCCCCAGCATCGTATATCAATCCGGGTCGGGCTGCTAGTGCAGGGTTTATATGGTCTGCACCGTATGCGAACTCAGCTTCGATGTTGTTCTCGGAACTCATCGGAAAAGCTGTTGTCATTAAAGCAGATTTAATGGCGGCAGGGGACCATGTTGGATGAAATGATTTAACATAAGCGGCCGCACCGATCGCATGGGGACATGACATGGATGTACCTGAAATAATGTTGTAGGAAACAACTCTTGTATCGTCTTCGGTTTCTGTCAATGGGACAGCTTCAGACCATGCTGCTAAAATGTCGACCCCAGGTGCTGTAAGATCAGGCTGCATCCGAAAACTGAGATACTAAGAACAGAGGTACAAGCTTTAAGTCTTTACATAATATTCAGAGCAAATTACaccataatatttatttatttttatttaattaaaattatatttatgagAATtgctttaaatattttaaagataactacggaaattttattaaattaaaaaaatcatcaatccCTTTTTTATCCTTTAACAATTATCctaatttaaattccatattatCTAATAACTTTTTtatcaataattaattaaaaatatgaaaagattaAGACTTCGAAATATCTCTCAAATCTAATTtatctaatattattttattaaataattatttttaaattaaatattaaaaattaataagtcGGTTAAACTTAACCCTACCTCTACATAAAGACTAGACAAGAAAATATTTcagataaaaaaatttacttgttTTTTGGAGTTGTAAGCACATTCTTCAATGTCAGATAATCAAGTTTTCATGGATCCATTAATGTTGAAGGAAGAAAAAGACGAAGCTTGCCTTAGATCAATTCCTCCTGGTTATAGATTCAAACCGAAGGATGACGAGATTATTAATTTTTACTTGAGACCCAAAATCTTTGGTTTGCCTTTGCCACCCAACAGAATCAAAG
The Gossypium arboreum isolate Shixiya-1 chromosome 10, ASM2569848v2, whole genome shotgun sequence genome window above contains:
- the LOC108451609 gene encoding cucumisin-like, whose amino-acid sequence is MQPDLTAPGVDILAAWSEAVPLTETEDDTRVVSYNIISGTSMSCPHAIGAAAYVKSFHPTWSPAAIKSALMTTAFPMSSENNIEAEFAYGADHINPALAARPGLIYDAGEIDYVKFLCGQGYSPKQIKLITESNTKCSEVMNEAVWDLNYPSFALSTTPGDSVTRVFHRTVMNVGSPVSTYKAVINAHQDS